From Populus alba chromosome 16, ASM523922v2, whole genome shotgun sequence:
ATATACTTCATTTTTCCATTCCATTCCTCCTTAAAATAATCAACCATATGGTTAAgctttctattttctattttttatttttagaaatctctctctctctctctctctctctctctatatatatatatatatatatatatatatatatatatatatatatatatatatatatatatatatatatatgtatgtatttgTGTCTCGTGTATGGaccgttgttttttttatagattcaCGTGTGTTTGTCAACCTGGATTTGTCGGTCAATCCTTACACCCGCagggaaaataaatataaaggcaCACGGTCTGGAGAAGGAGATCTGTAATTCTGTGTGTTTGTTTTCATTTCAGAAACACAATAATACATaggggttttttttctctcttcaaaacCCGTTGAAAGCTCATCTTTAGTGTTCCAAAATATGGAGCTGGCCTTGAGTCTAGGTGATACATCAAAGCCTTTCAAGTTTCTTGACAAAAACCCAAAGTTATCAAGCAAAGATCTTGGGTTTTGCATGGCCTTGGGGAGTGGTTTTCCTGCAACAACAAGATCACAAGACAAACTAGGTAGCCATGAAAGTAACTATCAAGACGATGAAAGAAGGGTATCATCAGATCCACCACTTCAACTTGATCTTTTGCCTTTCTCTCCTGTTCCTCGTGGACATCAGGCTCCTTCCAGGATTCACTTTCCATGGCTGACAGATAACTGTAACGTCACTTtggactaaaatatttttttatcagctCTGTAACAGTTTTTAAGATTtgggttatgttttttttttttaatcacttgTTGATTCTTggcttgtttttgaatttttgcagTGGTGTCTGAACCTGGTTCAACCGATGCACCAGGGAGAGGGTTTGACGTGAACAGGTTGTCCATGGATGATGCTGATGAAGGAGCGGCGATTTCGTCGCCAAATAGTGCAGCGTCGTCCTTTCAAATGGATTTTGGGATTAGAAGTGGGAGAGACCGTAAGAGAGATTTAGAGGCTATTGATGCTGAGAGAGCAAGTTCAAGAGCAAGTGATGATGAAGAGAACGGTTTGACAAGGAAGAAACTAAGGCTCTCTAAAGAACAATCAGCTTTTCTTGAAGAGAGCTTCAAAGAGCACAATACCCTCAATCCTGTAAGTCATCATATCTTGAAGAATATCAaatgatttcttgattttatttctaaCTAAATTACAAAAATCTCATGGGTTTACTACTTGTGGAACTTGTTTAATTAGAGTTTAGCACTGAATGAAGTTTCTCTTTCTTATAATCATGCAGAAGCAAAAGCTAGCTTTAGCAAAGCAGTTGAATCTTCGTCCTCGCCAGGTGGAAGTGTGGTTTCAGAATCGAAGGGCAAGGTGCTTTTCTTTGACAGTATTATCTGTTGAGAAAcgattttgtttgagaaaaatatatttttagaatgaaTTTGTGATTGAggttttgttttgaatgataTACAGGACAAAATTGAAGCAGACAGAAGTAGATTGTGAGTATTTAAAGAGATGCTGTGAGACATTGACAGAAGAGAACAGGAGGTTACAAAAGGAACTGCAAGAATTAAGAGCTTTGAAAACTTCCCAACCTTTCTACATGCAGCTTCCTGCCACCACTCTCACCATGTGCCCTTCATGTGAGCGCgtggccaccaccaccacttccTCATCtggcaccaccaccaccaccaccaccaacccaTCCACCACCACTAGCACCACCAACTCTAAACCATTGTCACTACCTGCTAAGCCTCGGTTATTTCCCATGTCACATGGCCAGGTCCAACCTCACCATGCTGCTTCATGACTCACTATgactaattttttgaaaaaaaagaacacaaaatgAAAGACTGGAAAAGagttcccccccccccttccCCGTGTGTAAATAGCTTGGCTTTGGTGATTTTCTTCGTTCCTATCATAATTAGTTTCATTTAGTAATATGGCGTAGGGAAAGTTTGAAAGCGTGGCTGATACACTTTGACTGATGATCTCATGAGGTTGTAGAAGAGATTTGGATAAAATCTAAGCCTCAATTTTGTGGGAAAAGATAATTTACCACCTGATGTATTTAATGGATTTTTGTATTGAATACAGTTTGgaggattatttattacttctcATTCTCTTTTACTTGTTCTGCAGTGCTCCATGGTTGGAATGTAGTGAATTTTTGGAGTGTGTTatagtgaatttttttaaataaatttttgtgttaaaatatatattaatgatgtttttttataatttttaaaaattatttttaatattagtatatcaaaataatctaaaaaacacatatcatatttaattttaataataaatttttttttaaaaaatttactaaaataCAGATTTAAACATAGCCCCAACCGGGCTCGATTAGTTTGAAATGGAGGCCTCCTTCACACGGTGTTTGcaaagaaatttgaaaacatcagaAATTATTGAGGTAGTTGGCAAGCAACAGTCTGAGGATAATGACCAAATTTATGTTTGCCACGCTAAGGATGCTTGAATGTCATGCCTTCAAATCATTTCATTCGCTGATGCATGATGACTTCGCTCACTGTGAATGATCGTGTTAGTTGGGGCAAGCCATTGCCTTGTTCAAAGAAACGAAATCGTCTGTAtttcgttgatttttttaaaaaaaatttacaaattacGCATGCTTCTCCCATTTAGTAAAAACAAACTATTCAATTTAATCGTGGTTTATtctgaaatttaaattatgtaaagAGCACTAGTTTACAGGGTATGTTGTGCCTGGAATAAATGTTTTTTGGTTactgtttttttagtttcaatttttttttttttgtgttttatattattttgatatattagatctagtttaattatttaaccTTTAAACATTCAAACTCAAATCTTAACctatcttaaatttaaaattaaattatataaaaatcatttcaatataatttaaatgacttaaaagattatctaaataactagtaaaaaatatggtttaacttttaaaaatatcaaaatagctttttttttttaatatgatacatTGATATATTAGATCGATTTAGACCATGCAGCTTAACGTATTAAATTAGTGATTCAAGTTATAGACTTAATTGGATTCAAGacttttgtattttcaaaactcttttttatttaattatacgatAATAATATTAGATACTTGTAAGAGTACAAActaaatatcaagatatttgtttgagactataatattcttataaaaaaataaaaaatatattaaaaaattcaaaaccattgaatgataaaatctaagtaaaataacaaaaaaagaagagaaagataagagaaagaaaagtcaTATCTTTTTAGTgttcatataaatattgaaggagAAGAGATGCATCTTAGGTTTTTTTAGTATAGAAAATATGGTCTTGACAACCATCATCCCTTCTAAATGTTGGTTGATGTTTTAATTAGCTTCTCATGAAGCTctactaaaatgttttttcagctAATCCTATGTTTTGaagagttatttttcagctaatCCTTAAAAGTCACAAACAATTTCTTGAAAGTCCTTGTTCTCTTAAGGAGTTGATGTCAACAAATTACTCCTTTTATTTATCTTCTCCAGAGTCCAGACTCGTGAAATTGAACCAAAGAATGTCTGAATATTCAAAAACACTGACCAAGCTAAGAAACACACTTGTTGCTTGGTGGTTTCATTTTgctttgacaaaaaataattggcTGCGTTAGCCATATATAAGTTGAAATGTGTATAATTGATTACTGGAAAATGGAGGATCAAAAGTTGAAATTTTCATGCCAACTTCAAGCTCAACACCTATTTTCAGCGTATTTTCCAtcttaatccttttatttttcaattttaccgtTGATCAACAAATGGAAAGTAATTGGCTATCAATTTTGCAGTTGAAGGACTTAATCgatgaaaaaaaagtttagggatcaagattaaaaaattaaagaaaaaacacttcTCCAGTTTACAATGCATTGTGAATATATGCATGCACTGTGTTTTACACTGTTTGGCACCAccctttaattttagttttttttttttttttaataaggaaaaaaatgcCTTAACAAGTAATGGAAAAGGTGCATATTCAGTGCagcaaaaaacaaacacttgcTTATATACTCACAAGGGCGATCTGAGGTGACAGGCAGTGGCTTCCGCTGACTGGTTGGTGCTCGGTAGGTAACTAATGGAGGACGAAAATTACAAGGCAACAAATTAGAGCTGCCCTTGCCGTTAGAATTTAGCAGTTGTAAAACGGGGACCAAAAGTTAATTTGGAACTAGAAACAGTATACTCATTTACCCTGGCCATGTAATGtggtaattttcaaaattaatttttatttaattatatactgattaaaataaatatttataagaatttgaaatattcaaattttaaaagagaaaatatattattgagtTGAATTTCCAttactaatttatatatttttattttcttgacagAAAAATACcagttttttattaacaatttttttttttaatagaattataagataattaaattgcatatttaaaataatatcaataatttaaattaaagaagtGAAAAGATTATTTCTAGAGGTAAAAGtcccatttttttattaatttatttttttggatcaaaacaaatttttttattagcagcattttttttatgcaagaacttatcataattgtaaaaaacaagtttcaaatgaaaataaaaaataatgtcatcATAAgttttatcataattataattatatgcgTCCATTGccaatcatatattttataaatacaattCCCTCATCAAGCCCACATAATCTGAAGAAGAAAGACAACCTTATGGAGTATATAGTTAATTGAAGTTTATCTGTGTCTCCGACAACAAGCCTCAAAAAGCAAACTGTTGTTAAGAACACTGTATTGAACTCCAAATAATATGGGCTGTTCTGCAAAAACCGTGTGGGAATTTAAAAACTCTGAGCTGCTGCCCAGACCAACCCAACATTGCAGCATACAAAACATCAGTAAGGGTAGAGAAGCCTAGTCCATCTCGCTTTAAATGTCAAGAACGTATTTACTTTACTGATGTTATCGGCTTCCTGGGCTCGCAGCATGAATCAGGCTAACTCCAATTCTCCAAACCAGGCCTACTTGGCTACATTTGTGGCGAACATCCTTTGTAGAAGGAACCATGCTATGCCCATGTtgcattttatttcaaatttaagaGTGAGCAATAAAAGGGAACGTCAATTAAAGCTTTTGCACTCGAAATGCTTGCTAAAATGCGTGAAAAGGGAGTGGTTTCAAGCATCCTAGGAGCTGGATAATATGTTGGAGTAGTAGGAGGAAGGATGCGGGCGAGGGTTACGGGCTTTTAGTGCCGGAAGGACTGGATTACCAAACTCCATCTTGCTTATGTTGGAGCAAAGCTTCGAGCACCCTGTACCTCCTCACATGGACCATTGAATCAAGAGTTTCCACAATTTAAACAGTTTAGTGGCTAAGCctttattaatattgttttttaaaatatattttgtaaaaattaatttttaatgtcgatatattaaaacaatttaaaatatatatatatatatataaaatttcttataaagTACTGTTTGGAATATAATTCCAAATAATACCGTCACCGAAGTGTTAAAAGTGTTAATTCTACTTTTGCAAGTCAACATTAACGTGGAGTTGGCTTCCCCAAATTTTCTTTCCTGATCCGACAACATCAGCATTTACCGGTCCAAATATTCCAAGTTATAAAATGTATTTCCTTGTATGGACACTTTCAAGACCACCATCTTCTAAAATCAGGTCCACTCGCGACCACtgaatgttcatttttttttcttaaaaaaaaagaccaccAAATTGGTCTCATATTGGTCCACCTCCCTTTTCTTTGGTGTTATCTTCTGCGTTGCTTTTCTACCTGGAATATATAacttaaatgaatttaatttcccCTTCTAAAGGCATAACtttaatgaattcaattgtacataaaatgcataaatttatttgtaatcaAATATTACAAGaacattttaaataatcaaagaGGAAAGAGGCAATGAGTGGCCTTACCTAGAACTCCTGTTATATGTGTTTTTGATAAGCCGGGCCCCACATTAGATTTTCCTCTTACAATTCtaatgaaaacaaatcaatatttttgttttgtcaaaAACATATACACATTCATATAGATTTAATTTAACCCAAGTGCTTCCAAACGCAATTGTACAAATTTAGTCCATttcaaacattttaattatacacaaaatcaatccataattattattttaaaaaaaaatcaatccataaTTATTTGCATTTACGGTTGTCCTAGCAACCAATTTTCATGTACTTTCATACTAATGTAATAGCcctcattttctctttttcttttaattaacatgGATATTGAGGTcagtttataattaatttcatgagcctttaagttaacgaccatgtaagttttTAGCGGCCCTGAGGTTTGTAAGACTTAAACTGGTGACTTTTATAGAACAAATCTAGGGCCCAATAGCTCTCATTTTCTCCATGCTAGAGATGTCAGAACAACCCTAAATTTTCATCTTTTAGGGTATTATAACACctctaattttttcaaattcaaactatAATAACAACCCGTTTTTCCACACTTTCACTTCTACaaaacataacaataataatcaacTCATAACAATACCGAATTACCATATTTGCAACATGTTTACCGCACTCCAAGCATCATTAAATACCAAAATCAACACAATTCCATCAATATTCCATACTTTCGTCATTCTGaattttaataacaattaatCCACCTCTAGAGATCAtatcacatattaaaaaaaaaaaaactaacttaagtatctataaaaacatttaaaacatcaaaatctaCACATTTTGATCAAAATCTTAATCCTCCTAAAATTCTCATCATGGTCAGCCACTTTAGCATTATCATTACCatcattgattttcaattttcttcaaaatacaTTCAAACATACCAATTATAACAACTCACACAAGTAAATCAAGTTCCATAAACCCTTCAAATTCTTATATATGGGTGGCCACTAATCGAGTTTCAATATCAacaatttgtttcaaatttttctttaatttaataataatatattatttcacaTTTATACAATCAAAAATCATCTTAAACAAAACTTCTCATAAAATATagcaaaaaatctaaaattattagaattggGAATTTATCAATTCCCtcataaaacatgtaaaaatataaattcaattgaaaaaaatatcttaccgTAATCAATTGACCCAATTTAATGCATTACAATCAATCCCAAGAATTTCTTCTCCctctttaattaataattttcctCTATCTTCTCTACTTCCAATCTCTCACTAAACTAACTAACTAGGATTTGATTTTGGTGATAACCTCACTAATTAACCTCTatggaaattgatttttgtgaagagaaaaaaaaaggagaataattgatgaaattttCAAGTCTAACTTGTTGGCCTTAGCTATAAAAGGGGAAGAAAACTTCTACTTTTGTTTACAACAATACCACTCATTTAATATCTCATAGGTTGTTCCAGTTAAATCtccaatcatatatatatatatatatatatatatatatatatatatattgtatttcaTCTAAAGTTTTACACTAATATTCTCGAAACATCCATCACAATTCacaaaaaattttcttttaatttattgttttttggttgGGACTTTACGCGATTCATTACAAGGTTTATATCTTTGAAGTTGTGGCTAAACCTATCAAACTTGCGAACGAGATCATATATTGATTCGagtctaataattattttttttttaaatttattttgtgccTAGATATTGAttaacaaaattgttttttttttttcaaaaaaagcttaaaaaatatcCAAGGCACGTTGGCCTGGTGGCCTAACACTTTTAAGCTTCTAAGAAAAAACTCTCAGTTGCCTAGGTAcggcataatttttaaaaatcttttttaaagagTTGAGGACTTGTCATCCTCccatatttttcttgaaaaaaaaatttaggcgACACCATTTGCTATCGCAGGAAAAGTTTCATTTGTTTGTTTAGATTTTGACCACAAATGCGATGCCCGAAGAATCGAAGCAAATAATGTTTTGCCCTAAAAACCCATTttcgaacctttttttttttttaaaaaaaaaaaacaccttataaACACCCTTAGAACATATAGAAACTAGTTTATCaaccaaagaaacaaaaaaaaagagtccaAAACCACGAAATGAAGTTGGGTTAGATTTTTCTTTCTGGACttggatctattttttttttttggcaatattAAGGTTTTAAACATCTACCATCAAACTTCTTTAATCAAATAGAACCCGTGGACACCAGGGTTAATCATTTTGGTGgttagaatttataaaaacaatggctctctctctctacattgAAATCCAGCGatgctttctctctctcctttcatAAACTAaggattaaaaattaataaaaatgaggttttatatcaaaatttattttgataaaaaaattaagggaatGAAAGTTATAATTTTGGAAAAtggaggatcaaattgaaattttcatgTTAACTTCAAACTCAACACCtattttcagctcattttccatcttggtcctcttttttttttttcaattttaccgttgatcaacaaatagaaaacaattGGTTATCAATTTTGCAATTAAAGGACTGAATCgatgaaaaaaaagtttggggagcaagataaaaaaaataaattaaaagctcTTCTCCAGTATACAGTgcattgttaatatatatattgtgttttCCATGTTGAACACCAccctttaattttagtttttctttttgaacaagtaaaaaaacaccTTAACAAGTGATAATTAGAATTGATCGGGTTAACAAGCAATGGGAAATGTGCATAATTAGTGCAAAACAAACACTTGTTTATATACTTTCAAGGTATCTCGATTTAATGGTCTCTTTAGAATTGTAGCAGCggtaataatttaaagtattttttatttaaaaatatattaaaaaatatattttttttaaattatttttgatattaatacattaaaataatatgaaaacatataaaaaaattattttaaataaaataaaatttaaatttttttaaaaatatgatttacatTTCCTTCCCCAACACACCCCAATCTGAGGTGGCAGACAGTTGCTTCCGCTGACTGGTTGGTGTTCGGTAGGTACATTAATGGAGGACCAAAAATTACAAGGCAACAAATTAGAGCTGCCCTTGCCGTTAGAATTTAGCAGTTCTAAAACAGTATACTCATTTACCCTGGGCATGACAATAgggtaattttcaaaaataatttttatttagttctatagtgattaaaataaatatttataagaatttgaaatattcaaatttttaaagagaaaatatattttaagttgaATTTTCCATtacttatttatatatttttattttcttcacagaaaatatctttttattaacaatgttgttttgttttaaataaaattataagataattaaattgaatatttaaaataatatcaataatttaatttaagaagtgaaaaaaattatttctagagGTAAAAGTcccaatttttattaatttatttttttggataaaaaatgtttttttattagtagcattttttatgcaaacatttatcataattgtaaaaaacaagtttcaaatgaaaataactTGATTATT
This genomic window contains:
- the LOC118049608 gene encoding homeobox-leucine zipper protein HAT14 — protein: MELALSLGDTSKPFKFLDKNPKLSSKDLGFCMALGSGFPATTRSQDKLGSHESNYQDDERRVSSDPPLQLDLLPFSPVPRGHQAPSRIHFPWLTDNLVSEPGSTDAPGRGFDVNRLSMDDADEGAAISSPNSAASSFQMDFGIRSGRDRKRDLEAIDAERASSRASDDEENGLTRKKLRLSKEQSAFLEESFKEHNTLNPKQKLALAKQLNLRPRQVEVWFQNRRARTKLKQTEVDCEYLKRCCETLTEENRRLQKELQELRALKTSQPFYMQLPATTLTMCPSCERVATTTTSSSGTTTTTTTNPSTTTSTTNSKPLSLPAKPRLFPMSHGQVQPHHAAS